The genomic segment TCGTACGTCAAGGCCGCCGCCGTCCCCGGGCCCGCCCGGGGAACGCGCCCCACCGCCCGTCTCCTCCTCCACCACCTCCTGCCGTACTGGCGCAGGCTGCTGCCCGCCGCGCTCGCCGCGGCCGGCAGTGAGCTCGCCGCCGCCGCACTGATGGCCACCGCCGCCTGGCTCATCACCCGTGCCGCCGAGCAGCCGCCCCTCGCCGCGGTGAGCGTCGCGATCGTCGCCGTACGGGCCCTCGCCCTCGGGCGCGGGGCACTCCGGTACGTCGACCGGCTCCTCGGCCACGACGGCGTGCTGCACGCCGTCGCCGGCTTCCGCGCCCGGGTGTTCGAGGCGCTCGTGCCGCTCGCCCCGGCCGGCACCCCCGCCTTCCGCAGCGGCGACCTGCTGACCCGCCTCGTCGACGACGTGGACGCCGCCCAGGACCTGCTGCTGCGGGTGATGATCCCGGCGACCGCGGCGTTCGTGGTCGCCGCGGCCGCCACCGGAACCGTCGCCGTACTGCTGCCGGGAGCGGGCGTGCTGCTCGGTCTGCTGCTCGCCGTGGCGGGCATCCTCGTGCCCGCCGCGGTCCTCGTCCTGTCCCGCCGCGCCGGCCGCGTCGAGAAGGCGGCCCGCGCCGAACTCGCCGCCGTCACCGTGGACCTGACACAGGGCGCCGCCGACCTCGCCGCGTACGGCGCCCGCGGCCGCACCCACGACCGGGCCCGCGCCGTCACCGCACACATCGCCGAACTGGAGCGCCACAAGGCGCTGACCACGTCGCTCGCCCAAGCGATGGTGCTCGTGCTGCAGGGCGCCGCGACGGTCGGCGTGACCTGGCTCGCCCTGCGCGCCCACGCCGCGGGCGACCTGCCCGCCGTGCAGCTCACCGTCCTCGCCGTCCTCGCGCTCGTCTCCTTCGAGGCGCTCGCACCGCTGCCCGCCGCCGCCCGCCGCTTCGTCGAGGTCCGGGCCTCCGCACAGCGCCTCGCCGACCTCTTCGACACCCCGGCGCCCGTCGCCGACCCCCGGACCCCGGACCCGCTGCCCACCGACGCACCACTCGACGTGACCATCACCGACCTGCGGGTCCGCCACGTCCAGGACAACCCCCCGGCCCTGGACGGTGCGAACCTGCGGCTGCCGGCCGGCCGTCGAGTGGTGCTCATCGGGGCCAGCGGGTCCGGTAAATCCACCCTGATCGCGGCGCTCATGCGGTTCGTGCCGTACGAAGCGGGCAGCATCCGCGTCGGCGGCCGCGAACTCAGCGACTGCACGGGCGCCGACGCCCGCCGCGCCATCACCGGCATGACGCAGGACGCGCACGTCTTCCACGCCACGATCCGCGCCAACCTCGTCCTCGCCGCCCCCGGCGCCACCGACGCCGAACTGCGCGAGGCGGCCCGCAGGGCCAGGATCCTGGACTGGATCGAATCACTGCCGGAGGGCTGGGAGACCGTGCTCGGCGGGGACGGCGCCACCATGTCGGGAGGCCAGCGCCGCCGTCTGCTCCTTGCCCGCGCGCTCCTCGCCGACCCGCCCGTCCTCGTCCTCGACGAACCCACCGAAGGCCTCGACCCGGACACCGCGGCCGAGGTGCTCGCCGACATCCTCGACGCCACCCGCGGCCGCACCACGCTCCTGGTCACGCACGAGCGCGCGGGCCTCGCGGGCGCCGACGAGATCGTCACCCTGGACCGGGGCCGGATCCGCCCCGCCACCCCCGAGGACCTCGACACCGCGACGGACGGCCTCGCCGCCATGGCGCTCTGAGACACGCGCGGACCCGCCCCGTATGCCCGCCGAGTCCCTCTTGCCAAGCACCGGCGACCCGTCCAGCATGGTCCCTCCTCGGACGACAGTGAGGAGCGAAGGCCATGGACTTTGGACTCGTACTGCAGACCGACCCGCCCGCATCAGAGGTCGTCGGCCTCATGAGGCGCGCGGAGCGCAACGGCTTCCGCTACGGCTGGACCTTCGACTCGTCCGTGCTGTGGCAGGAGCCGTTCGTCATCTACAGCCGCATCCTCGAACACACCACACGCCTGACCGTCGGCCCCATGGTCACCAACCCCGGCACCCGCACCTGGGAAGTCACCGCGTCGACCTTCGCGACCCTCAACGACATGTACGGCAACCGCACCGTCTGCGGCATCGGGCGCGGCGACTCCGCGATGCGCGTCGCGGGACGCAGGCCCAACACCCTGGCCAGGCTCGCCGAGGCCATCGACGTCATCCGTGACCTCGCCGAGGGGCGCGAGGCCGACATCGGCGGGCAGACGCTGCGGCTGCCGTGGGTCAGGGACGGCAGGCTGCCGGTGTGGATGGCGGCGTACGGTCCGAAGGCGCTCGCACTCGCCGGACAGAAGGCCGACGGGTTCATCCTGCAGCTCGCCGACCCGTACCTGACGCAGTGGATGGTCAAGGCCGTACGGGACGCGGCCGCCGACGCAGGACGCGACCCCGCGGACGTCAAGA from the Streptomyces venezuelae genome contains:
- a CDS encoding TIGR03842 family LLM class F420-dependent oxidoreductase; its protein translation is MDFGLVLQTDPPASEVVGLMRRAERNGFRYGWTFDSSVLWQEPFVIYSRILEHTTRLTVGPMVTNPGTRTWEVTASTFATLNDMYGNRTVCGIGRGDSAMRVAGRRPNTLARLAEAIDVIRDLAEGREADIGGQTLRLPWVRDGRLPVWMAAYGPKALALAGQKADGFILQLADPYLTQWMVKAVRDAAADAGRDPADVKICVAAPAYVGDDVAHAREQCRWFGGMVGNHVADLVAKYGEHSSMVPEALTAYIKAREGYDYSRHGRAGNPDTAFVPDEIVDRFCLLGPVEAHLERLRELQESGVDQFAVYAMHDAREDVIDAYGSSVIPQLS
- the cydC gene encoding thiol reductant ABC exporter subunit CydC, with amino-acid sequence MTSYVKAAAVPGPARGTRPTARLLLHHLLPYWRRLLPAALAAAGSELAAAALMATAAWLITRAAEQPPLAAVSVAIVAVRALALGRGALRYVDRLLGHDGVLHAVAGFRARVFEALVPLAPAGTPAFRSGDLLTRLVDDVDAAQDLLLRVMIPATAAFVVAAAATGTVAVLLPGAGVLLGLLLAVAGILVPAAVLVLSRRAGRVEKAARAELAAVTVDLTQGAADLAAYGARGRTHDRARAVTAHIAELERHKALTTSLAQAMVLVLQGAATVGVTWLALRAHAAGDLPAVQLTVLAVLALVSFEALAPLPAAARRFVEVRASAQRLADLFDTPAPVADPRTPDPLPTDAPLDVTITDLRVRHVQDNPPALDGANLRLPAGRRVVLIGASGSGKSTLIAALMRFVPYEAGSIRVGGRELSDCTGADARRAITGMTQDAHVFHATIRANLVLAAPGATDAELREAARRARILDWIESLPEGWETVLGGDGATMSGGQRRRLLLARALLADPPVLVLDEPTEGLDPDTAAEVLADILDATRGRTTLLVTHERAGLAGADEIVTLDRGRIRPATPEDLDTATDGLAAMAL